The Symphalangus syndactylus isolate Jambi chromosome 8, NHGRI_mSymSyn1-v2.1_pri, whole genome shotgun sequence genome includes a window with the following:
- the RNASE11 gene encoding probable ribonuclease 11, which produces METFPLLLLSLGLVLAEASESTMKIIKEEFTEEEMQYDMAKSGQEKQTIEILMNPVPLVKNTSFSMSKDDMSSSLLTFRRLHYNDPKGNSSGNDKECCTVWRKVSETNGSCKWRNNFIRGSTEVMRRVHKALSCKLVQNPGISCCESPKLENTVCQLTTGKQFPRCQYHSVTSLEKILTVLTGHSLMSWLVCGSKL; this is translated from the coding sequence ATGGAGACCTTTCCTCTGCTGCTGCTCAGCCTGGGGCTGGTTCTTGCAGAAGCATCAGAAAGCACAATGAAGATAATTAAAGAAGAATTTACAGAGGAAGAGATGCAATATGACATGGCAAAAAGTGGCCAAGAGAAACAGACCATTGAGATATTAATGAACCCAGTCCCGTTAGTTAAAAATACCAGCTTCAGCATGTCCAAGGATGATATGTCTTCCTCATTACTGACATTCAGAAGGTTACATTATAATGACCCCAAGGGAAACAGTTCAGGTAATGACAAAGAGTGTTGCACAGTCTGGAGAAAAGTTTCAGAAACAAACGGATCGTGCAAGTGGAGGAATAACTTCATCCGTGGCTCCACGGAAGTGATGCGCAGGGTCCATAAGGCCCTCAGCTGCAAGCTTGTACAGAATCCTGGCATAAGCTGCTGTGAGAGCCCAAAACTGGAAAATACAGTGTGCCAGCTCACTACAGGCAAACAATTCCCCAGGTGCCAATACCATAGTGTTACCTCATTAGAGAAGATATTGACAGTGCTGACAGGTCATTCTCTGATGAGCTGGTTAGTTTGTGGCTCTAAGTTGTAA